Proteins from a genomic interval of Leifsonia shinshuensis:
- a CDS encoding RDD family protein, with product MPQNTPPSRFGDLAPSRYPGERLGLPEAGPRSVGRLGRRLGAIVVDWALASLISLAFFHYDSWANIGIFALMQVVFIPTIGGSIGHRLFGMRVVALAGGWVGVWRPVVRTVLLCIVIPALVWDSDQRGFHDKVAGTVLIRA from the coding sequence GTGCCGCAGAACACCCCGCCCTCCCGCTTCGGCGACCTCGCCCCCAGCCGTTACCCGGGGGAGCGGCTCGGCCTCCCGGAGGCGGGCCCGCGGTCGGTCGGCAGGCTGGGCCGCCGGCTCGGTGCGATCGTCGTCGACTGGGCGCTCGCGTCGCTGATCTCGCTGGCGTTCTTCCACTACGACTCGTGGGCGAACATCGGCATCTTCGCCCTGATGCAGGTCGTCTTCATCCCCACGATCGGCGGCAGCATCGGCCACCGGCTCTTCGGCATGCGGGTCGTCGCGCTCGCTGGCGGCTGGGTCGGCGTCTGGCGGCCGGTCGTGCGCACGGTGCTGCTGTGTATCGTGATCCCGGCGCTGGTGTGGGACTCCGACCAGCGCGGCTTCCACGACAAGGTCGCGGGGACGGTGCTGATCCGCGCGTAG